In Bacillota bacterium, a single window of DNA contains:
- a CDS encoding FAD-dependent oxidoreductase, translating into MKNHGDHGVDNWVIDWIGFLPGKRESRRYVGDHILTQNDIMAQGRFDDLVAYGGWSMDDHHLAGFKHLGYPTTFHSVPSPFGIPYRCLYSKNIENLFFAGRNISTTHAAMSATRVMGTCNVIGQAVGTAAAIAVKKGLTPRGVYEKEIATLQKLLMEDDCYLLWHKREIPELTMRARILTSQGCAEVLRNGFDRPIGSEDNGWTGSKGDWVEYTFEKAEHINEIRFVFDSDLNREIKNMPCFWPLEGHSSFHVPHTLVKDFQIATEDG; encoded by the coding sequence ATGAAAAACCATGGAGATCACGGGGTTGATAACTGGGTGATAGACTGGATCGGTTTTCTTCCCGGTAAAAGGGAGAGCAGACGTTACGTAGGGGATCACATCCTGACCCAGAATGATATAATGGCCCAGGGCAGGTTTGACGATTTAGTGGCTTACGGAGGATGGAGTATGGATGACCATCATCTTGCAGGATTTAAGCACCTAGGGTATCCGACCACTTTTCATTCTGTACCGTCACCCTTTGGCATACCTTACAGGTGCCTTTATTCAAAAAACATTGAAAACCTGTTCTTTGCGGGAAGAAATATAAGTACCACACATGCAGCTATGAGTGCAACAAGGGTCATGGGTACCTGCAATGTCATTGGACAGGCGGTTGGAACTGCAGCGGCTATTGCCGTAAAAAAGGGTTTAACACCACGAGGTGTTTATGAAAAAGAGATCGCAACACTTCAAAAATTATTAATGGAAGACGACTGTTACCTTCTATGGCATAAAAGAGAGATACCGGAGCTCACAATGAGAGCCAGGATTTTAACATCGCAGGGTTGCGCAGAGGTATTAAGAAATGGATTCGACAGGCCAATTGGCAGTGAGGATAACGGATGGACCGGAAGTAAGGGCGACTGGGTTGAATACACGTTTGAAAAAGCTGAGCATATTAATGAGATCAGATTTGTATTCGACAGTGATTTAAACCGAGAAATTAAGAATATGCCATGTTTTTGGCCGCTTGAAGGTCATTCGTCATTTCATGTTCCGCACACTTTGGTTAAGGATTTTCAAATTGCAACAGAGGATGGCTAG